One genomic window of Candidatus Nitrospira inopinata includes the following:
- a CDS encoding FliI/YscN family ATPase, producing the protein MNLSAALDPVDPVSVAGRVVQAVGIVIEGYGSATTVGELCEISTEHGEQPVAAEVVGFRGDRILLMPLGEMRGIGPGSLITMTGRVPSVPVGPGLLGRILDGLGRPLDDQGDFRTTERYPLYAAPPSPLRRARIRAPLDLGIRAINGFLTCGQGQKMGIFSGAGVGKSVLLGMISRYTKADVNVIALIGERGREVKEFLERDLGDEALRRSVVVVATSDQAPLVRLRAALVATAVAEYFRDAGKQVLLLMDSLTRLAYSQREVGLAIGEPPTTKGYTPSVFALLPKLLERVGTGPGPGAITGLYTVLVDGDDLTDPVADAARSILDGHIVLSRTLAARNHFPAIDLLQSTSRVMRDIVGREHREAAGSLLELVARYRQSEDLILVGAYKEGVNKALDRAVRAQDSINAYLRQDIDQPAALPSSVEDLIGLAKRVS; encoded by the coding sequence ATGAATCTGAGCGCCGCCCTTGATCCCGTCGATCCCGTCTCCGTCGCCGGGCGAGTCGTCCAGGCGGTCGGCATCGTCATCGAAGGCTACGGCTCGGCGACCACGGTCGGCGAGCTGTGCGAGATCAGCACGGAACACGGCGAACAACCGGTCGCCGCCGAAGTGGTCGGGTTTCGCGGCGATCGCATCCTGCTGATGCCGCTGGGAGAGATGCGCGGAATCGGACCGGGCAGTTTGATCACCATGACCGGTCGCGTTCCCAGCGTTCCCGTGGGGCCCGGTCTGTTGGGACGGATCCTCGACGGACTCGGTCGCCCGCTCGACGACCAAGGAGATTTCCGGACCACGGAACGGTATCCGCTCTACGCCGCTCCCCCGAGCCCGCTCCGGCGCGCGCGCATCCGGGCGCCTCTGGATCTCGGCATCCGCGCCATCAACGGATTTCTCACCTGCGGCCAAGGGCAGAAGATGGGCATCTTTTCGGGGGCCGGCGTCGGCAAGAGCGTCCTGCTCGGAATGATCAGCCGCTACACCAAGGCCGACGTGAACGTCATCGCCCTCATCGGCGAACGGGGGCGCGAGGTCAAGGAATTCCTGGAGCGAGACTTGGGGGACGAGGCCCTTCGGCGGTCGGTCGTCGTGGTCGCGACGTCCGATCAAGCCCCGCTGGTTCGTCTGCGGGCCGCATTGGTGGCGACCGCCGTCGCGGAATACTTTCGCGACGCGGGCAAGCAGGTGCTGTTGTTGATGGATTCCCTCACGCGATTGGCCTACAGCCAACGGGAGGTCGGCCTGGCGATCGGGGAGCCGCCGACGACCAAAGGCTATACGCCCTCCGTGTTCGCCCTGCTGCCGAAACTGTTGGAACGCGTCGGCACCGGGCCGGGGCCCGGCGCCATTACCGGGTTGTACACGGTGCTGGTCGACGGAGACGACCTGACCGATCCGGTGGCCGACGCCGCTCGATCCATCCTCGACGGCCACATCGTGCTCTCGCGGACGTTGGCCGCGCGGAATCACTTTCCGGCGATCGATCTGCTCCAGAGTACCAGCCGCGTCATGCGCGACATTGTCGGGCGGGAGCATCGGGAAGCCGCCGGGAGCCTGTTGGAGTTGGTCGCCCGCTACAGACAGTCCGAAGATCTCATTCTGGTGGGCGCCTATAAAGAAGGCGTGAACAAGGCGCTCGATCGCGCCGTCCGCGCGCAGGACTCCATCAACGCCTACTTGCGGCAGGATATCGACCAGCCAGCCGCGCTGCCGTCGTCGGTTGAAGATTTGATCGGCTTGGCCAAGCGGGTGTCATGA
- the fliJ gene encoding flagellar export protein FliJ, with the protein MSLDALRKLRAQTQEALMMELAQVTQELMSLEQRCEALDARLQSDAAAWRRQAAQGMTAQALLEWEGRLASQQASLRRARGAIDRLTGLWAETQARLVEATRARKVLDRLDERRRAESDAVTLRREQRATDETTGRRLFVKRDS; encoded by the coding sequence ATGAGCCTGGACGCATTGAGAAAACTGCGGGCGCAGACACAGGAAGCGCTCATGATGGAATTGGCGCAGGTGACCCAGGAGCTGATGAGTCTGGAGCAACGGTGCGAGGCGCTTGACGCACGATTGCAGTCCGACGCCGCCGCCTGGCGCCGCCAGGCGGCGCAGGGAATGACGGCGCAAGCTCTGCTGGAGTGGGAAGGGCGGCTTGCGTCGCAACAGGCGTCGTTGAGGCGGGCGCGCGGCGCGATCGATCGGTTGACCGGCCTGTGGGCCGAGACGCAGGCGCGCCTCGTCGAGGCGACGCGGGCGCGCAAGGTGCTCGACCGTCTTGACGAGCGCCGACGCGCGGAGAGCGACGCCGTGACATTGAGACGGGAACAACGGGCGACGGATGAAACCACGGGACGCCGGCTGTTTGTGAAACGGGATTCGTGA
- a CDS encoding MotE family protein: MGDDSLYSTEDRIFLSRRNNRRAALASPSRMSWLWTVGGGLVGSIVLLWVMVQMGQASPNAKGRPALPQQDSLTQPSGTQQAALGDDRRSAAEQNGESSTPADKEIQGPALEVPREVLAMLDQRKRSLDRREEAVRQSEERLLALRAEVDKLLAQNEAMAKRIETAVAKEEQRAAGQKTAQAKALLEKERLALEQKAQLAKMYETMPPEDAAARLERMPERTAIQILRLVKTKTAGAILAQVKPERAAKLTEQLLAQTP, encoded by the coding sequence ATGGGAGATGATTCGTTGTATTCCACCGAGGATCGGATTTTCCTCAGCCGTCGGAACAATCGTCGGGCGGCTCTTGCTTCGCCGTCACGGATGTCTTGGCTCTGGACGGTCGGGGGAGGCCTTGTCGGCTCCATCGTGCTGCTTTGGGTGATGGTACAGATGGGACAAGCGTCGCCCAACGCAAAGGGAAGGCCGGCGCTCCCGCAGCAGGATTCGCTGACGCAGCCGTCGGGGACTCAGCAGGCCGCTCTTGGCGACGATCGACGGTCGGCCGCCGAGCAAAACGGCGAGTCGTCCACCCCGGCGGATAAGGAGATTCAGGGACCGGCGCTGGAAGTGCCGCGGGAAGTCCTTGCCATGCTGGACCAGCGGAAGCGCTCTTTGGATCGGCGCGAGGAAGCCGTGCGGCAGAGCGAGGAGCGGCTGCTGGCGTTGCGAGCCGAGGTCGACAAACTGTTGGCTCAAAACGAGGCGATGGCCAAGCGAATTGAAACGGCCGTCGCCAAGGAAGAGCAACGGGCTGCGGGACAGAAAACGGCGCAGGCCAAAGCCCTGCTGGAAAAAGAGCGGCTGGCCCTGGAACAGAAAGCCCAACTGGCCAAGATGTATGAAACCATGCCGCCCGAGGACGCGGCGGCGCGTCTGGAGCGGATGCCGGAGCGAACCGCGATTCAGATTCTGCGCCTCGTCAAAACGAAAACCGCCGGAGCGATTCTCGCCCAGGTCAAACCCGAGCGCGCGGCCAAACTCACCGAACAGTTGTTGGCGCAGACACCCTGA
- the fliK gene encoding flagellar hook-length control protein FliK, which translates to MPAMMNMMTSVLPVAAAPRDPSSVGPAEIKQAPERRSLSAFSSTLRSVQRTHSASTFDQRAGVSESRRDRRDESQKPTVRPEEERRLNEENDGKVRLRSAGSTVDARRESDKSKGADTETSASDGTGMSVTHDHSETTLRDPLDISTKEETANVPGEPALSFESEKAPEVLDAGVPAGLKSGMAMVGFSTAAFPGSPAQPLPASSGTEDHREGEIGMEGPVAQPSDSDVEGVSRSHHQTRRPVLSEESSNDLMPTEPHDSTSLTGKPEENPFSEPSRSQAVVTKGEGPSTQGHGGDADLLLEQTTPSPSHLSEIRYRDEEFALAEERHGAEQPTESGDRTSDLGRFKYDVDHVQEETDPIQKSNAPSGGDQELIAHRLGMAASSESATQSNSGNSGNLQRQADPMPKPQRSSVHGSDGDGPGPVLSRSVAFEVSRPDLGHVNVRVAVRNDLVHAHLSSDRLDVAQYLAAGHDRLQSALQANGLEMGQFRVDIDRHGGGRSFHQGPSHDQGRTWQPERPAPDQRSMMPESRAYTGIPYAGMLNVVA; encoded by the coding sequence ATGCCGGCGATGATGAACATGATGACGTCGGTCTTGCCGGTCGCGGCGGCTCCTCGTGACCCGTCGTCCGTCGGACCTGCTGAGATCAAGCAGGCGCCTGAACGTCGTTCGCTCAGCGCCTTTTCTTCCACGTTGCGGTCCGTTCAACGGACTCACAGTGCTTCCACATTCGATCAAAGAGCGGGAGTGTCGGAGTCGCGGCGCGATAGGAGGGATGAGAGTCAGAAGCCGACGGTGCGCCCAGAAGAGGAGCGACGGTTAAACGAAGAAAATGATGGGAAGGTACGCTTACGCTCGGCCGGATCCACGGTCGATGCGCGTCGCGAGTCCGACAAGTCCAAAGGGGCTGACACTGAGACATCGGCCTCCGATGGGACCGGCATGTCCGTGACTCATGATCATTCCGAGACGACGCTCCGTGACCCGCTCGATATCTCGACCAAGGAGGAAACGGCGAACGTGCCAGGGGAGCCCGCGCTCTCGTTCGAGTCGGAAAAGGCGCCGGAAGTCCTCGATGCCGGAGTCCCGGCCGGCTTGAAGAGCGGCATGGCGATGGTCGGTTTTTCGACGGCTGCTTTCCCTGGATCTCCTGCCCAACCGTTGCCGGCATCGAGCGGGACGGAAGATCACCGAGAGGGGGAGATCGGCATGGAAGGACCGGTCGCGCAGCCGAGTGATTCCGACGTTGAAGGCGTCTCTCGGTCACATCATCAAACGCGTCGTCCGGTGCTGTCCGAAGAATCGTCGAACGATTTGATGCCGACGGAGCCGCATGATTCCACGTCCTTGACAGGGAAGCCTGAAGAGAACCCCTTTTCGGAGCCGTCCCGATCCCAGGCCGTCGTGACGAAAGGCGAGGGCCCTTCCACGCAGGGCCATGGTGGAGATGCCGATCTGCTTCTCGAGCAAACAACGCCGAGTCCGTCTCATCTCTCGGAGATACGGTATCGCGACGAGGAGTTCGCGCTTGCCGAAGAAAGGCATGGCGCGGAACAGCCGACTGAATCGGGAGATCGGACGTCGGATCTCGGTCGATTCAAATACGACGTCGATCACGTTCAGGAAGAGACGGACCCGATCCAGAAATCGAATGCGCCGTCCGGGGGTGATCAGGAACTCATCGCCCATCGATTGGGAATGGCGGCCTCAAGTGAGTCGGCAACTCAGTCGAATTCGGGAAATTCGGGAAATCTTCAACGTCAAGCCGATCCGATGCCGAAGCCGCAACGTTCTTCGGTTCACGGCTCCGACGGTGACGGGCCGGGGCCGGTCTTGTCACGTTCCGTGGCGTTCGAGGTCTCGCGTCCCGACCTTGGTCACGTCAACGTTCGCGTCGCCGTCAGAAACGACCTCGTCCATGCGCATTTGTCTTCTGATCGCCTCGACGTCGCCCAGTATCTGGCGGCCGGCCACGATCGTTTGCAATCGGCCTTGCAGGCCAACGGGTTGGAGATGGGGCAATTCCGTGTCGATATCGATCGCCACGGCGGCGGCCGATCGTTTCACCAAGGTCCGTCTCACGATCAAGGGCGAACGTGGCAACCGGAGAGACCGGCGCCGGATCAACGGTCAATGATGCCGGAGTCGCGCGCCTACACGGGCATCCCCTATGCCGGCATGTTGAACGTGGTGGCGTAA
- a CDS encoding flagellar hook assembly protein FlgD has product MTMITGISAAESAADVTRSTGPRELGQDDFLKLLVTQLKHQDPLNPTNNTEFVAQLAQFSQLEQSIKQAQLLQRTLDAQQASLQFTLAPLVGRRIGVDMPLVEQGNGPAMIRYALEKDAARVRIDIVDQQGQVLRSMEYANRPSGLNAVEWDGRNRNGEPVPAGVYRYLLSAADAHGDPVTARSRAELTISGIRMENGAAKLAVGNLNIDPSEVVELQ; this is encoded by the coding sequence ATGACCATGATTACCGGCATCAGCGCGGCGGAGAGCGCCGCCGACGTGACTCGATCCACCGGGCCCAGAGAATTGGGGCAGGATGATTTTCTGAAACTGCTCGTGACGCAGCTCAAGCATCAAGACCCGCTCAATCCGACGAACAACACCGAGTTCGTGGCGCAGTTGGCGCAGTTCAGCCAGCTTGAGCAGAGCATCAAGCAAGCGCAGTTGCTCCAGCGGACCTTGGACGCCCAACAGGCGTCGCTCCAGTTTACGCTGGCGCCGCTCGTGGGACGCCGAATCGGCGTGGACATGCCGTTGGTCGAACAGGGAAACGGGCCGGCCATGATCCGCTATGCTTTAGAGAAAGACGCGGCCAGAGTGCGCATCGACATCGTGGATCAGCAGGGGCAAGTCCTTCGATCGATGGAGTATGCCAATCGACCGTCCGGTCTCAACGCGGTCGAATGGGACGGCCGAAACAGAAACGGGGAACCGGTGCCGGCGGGGGTCTATCGCTATCTGTTGTCCGCGGCCGACGCTCACGGCGATCCGGTGACCGCCCGAAGCCGAGCCGAACTCACGATATCCGGGATTCGGATGGAAAACGGGGCGGCGAAATTGGCCGTCGGCAATCTGAACATTGATCCATCGGAGGTTGTGGAACTGCAGTAG
- a CDS encoding flagellar hook protein FlgE, whose protein sequence is MGILSSLFTGVSGLNANGMALSVIGNNIANLSTVGFKGSRATFADLISSSITGGAGAIQTGIGVALTSVQGNFSQGSLAASSNVLDLAIDGNGFFILEDAQGARFYSRAGIFRLDQNNNVVDPVGFRLQGFLADTTGTITGTMGDISLPSTTAPPRATTTAFIAANLNSATTPTGVRGNLVGSGASATTTGAGNNSFNINLNGDGAQTVTVANGLTGAALATAIQNAVRSLTPNDPYLAAAYSGFTATVSPTGVFTFTSGITGTPNNSTAGTGDVTVTANGGDTLAANLNMTGGTQTAGTDFLLSNPSATSNFSTSMTVYDSLGNPHLLTTYFTRIGDNTWNYNVVASVNEVVTANYHTSNIDTTLGIVRVGSGTLTFNTDGTLDRESPVIRYDTGTTSGTAGTAPGQLQIDFVGATPDQQIAMDFGTSVTTDGGTGLDGTTQFGSTSALVQLTQDGFSAGTLQAFSVDSNGTISGRFSNGQLRPLAQVALARFPDPIGLIRMGKNTFAESGTSGQPLIGFPESAGLGRVLSNSLELSNVDLGESFIEMIAAQRGFQANSRVITTSDEILQELVNLKR, encoded by the coding sequence ATGGGAATCCTGTCGTCGCTGTTCACCGGTGTGAGCGGTCTCAACGCCAACGGCATGGCGCTGTCCGTCATCGGAAACAATATCGCCAATCTCAGCACCGTCGGATTTAAAGGGAGCAGAGCCACCTTCGCCGATCTGATCAGCTCCTCGATCACGGGAGGGGCGGGTGCGATCCAGACCGGCATCGGCGTGGCGTTGACGTCCGTGCAGGGCAATTTTTCGCAGGGGTCGCTAGCCGCTTCGTCGAACGTTCTCGACCTGGCGATCGACGGCAACGGGTTTTTTATTTTGGAAGATGCCCAGGGCGCGCGGTTCTACTCCCGAGCCGGCATCTTTCGGTTGGATCAGAACAACAACGTCGTCGATCCGGTCGGCTTTCGTCTGCAAGGGTTTCTTGCCGATACGACCGGCACCATCACCGGGACGATGGGCGACATTTCCCTTCCTTCGACGACGGCGCCGCCCAGGGCCACCACGACAGCCTTCATCGCGGCCAATTTGAATTCCGCGACCACGCCGACGGGGGTACGGGGCAATCTGGTGGGCTCCGGGGCCTCCGCGACCACGACGGGCGCCGGCAACAACAGTTTCAATATCAACCTGAACGGAGATGGTGCGCAAACGGTCACGGTGGCCAACGGGCTCACGGGTGCAGCCCTGGCCACAGCCATTCAAAACGCCGTGCGATCCCTGACGCCCAATGACCCCTACTTGGCCGCCGCCTATTCGGGCTTTACCGCGACGGTCAGTCCCACCGGCGTGTTTACGTTCACCTCCGGCATCACCGGAACGCCCAATAACTCGACGGCGGGAACCGGCGACGTCACGGTCACGGCCAACGGAGGCGATACGTTGGCGGCGAACTTGAACATGACGGGCGGTACGCAAACGGCGGGAACGGATTTTCTTCTGTCCAACCCCTCCGCCACGTCGAATTTTTCGACCTCCATGACGGTGTACGATTCGCTCGGGAACCCGCATTTGCTGACCACGTATTTTACAAGAATCGGGGACAACACCTGGAACTACAACGTCGTCGCCTCGGTCAACGAGGTGGTGACCGCGAATTATCACACCAGCAACATCGATACCACGTTGGGTATCGTGCGGGTCGGCTCCGGCACCTTGACGTTCAACACTGACGGAACCCTCGACCGGGAAAGCCCCGTCATCCGCTACGATACCGGGACGACTTCCGGAACGGCGGGCACGGCGCCCGGGCAGTTGCAAATCGATTTCGTCGGCGCCACGCCGGATCAACAGATCGCGATGGATTTCGGAACCAGCGTGACGACCGACGGCGGCACCGGCTTGGATGGAACCACTCAATTCGGCTCGACGTCGGCGTTGGTGCAACTGACGCAAGACGGGTTTTCGGCCGGCACGTTGCAGGCCTTTTCCGTCGATTCCAACGGCACGATCAGCGGGAGATTTTCCAACGGACAGTTGCGCCCGTTGGCGCAGGTGGCGCTGGCGCGGTTCCCCGATCCCATCGGTTTGATCCGGATGGGCAAGAACACCTTTGCGGAGTCCGGGACGTCCGGACAACCGTTGATCGGCTTTCCGGAAAGCGCCGGTCTCGGACGAGTGTTGTCGAATTCGCTCGAACTCTCCAACGTCGATTTAGGCGAAAGCTTCATTGAAATGATCGCCGCGCAGCGGGGATTCCAGGCCAACTCACGGGTCATTACGACTTCCGATGAAATTCTGCAAGAGTTGGTCAATCTGAAACGATAA
- a CDS encoding flagellar basal body-associated FliL family protein: protein MAEAAATDEKEAVRISAPPIPIKLIVIVALVALVTGVGGAVLAVKLLGGTGKGAESVGDHGSEEDGRGRDSGKQGSAAAPGVMVDLDPFIVNLADAPEIRYLKIVIKLEADNETVANDLKARVAQVRDTILVLLSSKDVNTVRTAQGKFQLRDEITQRVNGLLAKPGVRAAYFTEFVVQ, encoded by the coding sequence ATGGCCGAAGCGGCGGCGACGGACGAAAAAGAAGCGGTACGAATCTCAGCCCCCCCTATCCCGATCAAGCTTATCGTGATCGTGGCGCTTGTCGCGCTTGTCACTGGCGTCGGAGGAGCGGTGCTGGCGGTCAAGCTGTTGGGCGGAACGGGCAAAGGAGCCGAAAGCGTCGGCGATCACGGAAGCGAAGAAGACGGCAGGGGAAGAGATTCCGGCAAGCAGGGGTCGGCTGCCGCTCCGGGAGTCATGGTCGATCTGGACCCCTTCATCGTCAACCTGGCCGACGCGCCGGAGATCCGCTACCTCAAGATCGTCATTAAGCTGGAGGCCGACAACGAAACGGTGGCGAACGACCTCAAGGCCCGCGTTGCGCAAGTGCGCGACACGATTTTGGTGCTGCTCAGCAGCAAGGACGTCAACACCGTCAGAACGGCTCAGGGCAAATTTCAGTTGCGCGATGAAATCACTCAGCGCGTCAACGGACTGTTGGCGAAGCCGGGGGTCCGCGCGGCGTATTTCACCGAGTTCGTCGTGCAATAA
- the fliM gene encoding flagellar motor switch protein FliM, whose product MEKVLSQEEIDALLKGMASGDVDTTPKTGAPDQGGAAPYDLLNQERIVRGRMPTLEMVNDRFVRRQAVSWTGMMRETIDLLVVGTQVIKFGEFLKKIPLPSSLNVFHMHPLRGNGLFVMDAFLVYLIVDYFFGGKGQTHVKPEGRDFTPVQLRIVRRLLVHALGDLEKSWQAVLPIKVEYVRSESNPQFAMIVTASEIVVVVTIQVLIGDTARDFFLVYPYSMLEPIKEKLYSGLVSDQIEQDGAWTARFREKLQECPLSVAVRLGTTTVTLRDVLNFAPGDVILLDQRPGDPLDCYVEGFHKFQGSPGVYKGNHACRVTKMFN is encoded by the coding sequence ATGGAAAAAGTTCTCTCCCAAGAGGAAATCGACGCCCTGCTCAAGGGCATGGCGTCGGGGGACGTGGATACGACGCCCAAAACGGGGGCGCCCGATCAGGGAGGGGCCGCTCCCTACGATCTGCTGAATCAAGAGCGGATCGTCCGGGGGCGAATGCCGACGCTCGAAATGGTGAACGATCGCTTCGTCAGACGGCAGGCCGTCTCATGGACCGGGATGATGCGCGAGACGATCGATTTGCTCGTGGTGGGCACGCAGGTCATCAAGTTCGGCGAGTTCTTGAAGAAGATTCCCTTGCCCTCGTCGCTCAATGTCTTCCATATGCACCCGCTGCGGGGAAACGGCCTGTTCGTCATGGACGCGTTTTTGGTCTATCTGATCGTCGATTATTTTTTCGGCGGGAAGGGGCAAACGCATGTGAAGCCGGAGGGGCGGGACTTTACGCCGGTTCAGTTGCGCATCGTCAGGAGGCTGCTCGTTCACGCCCTGGGAGACCTGGAAAAATCCTGGCAAGCGGTGTTGCCGATCAAGGTGGAATACGTGCGGTCTGAAAGCAACCCTCAATTCGCCATGATCGTGACGGCCTCGGAGATCGTGGTCGTGGTGACGATTCAGGTGTTGATCGGAGACACCGCCAGGGATTTTTTCCTGGTGTATCCCTATTCGATGCTGGAGCCGATCAAGGAAAAACTGTACTCCGGATTGGTGTCCGACCAAATCGAGCAGGACGGGGCCTGGACGGCTCGATTTCGCGAGAAACTGCAGGAATGTCCTCTCTCCGTCGCCGTGCGATTGGGGACGACGACCGTCACGCTGCGCGACGTGCTGAACTTCGCGCCGGGCGACGTGATCCTGTTGGATCAACGGCCCGGCGATCCGCTGGATTGCTACGTCGAGGGGTTTCACAAATTCCAGGGCAGTCCCGGCGTGTACAAGGGCAACCACGCGTGCCGCGTCACGAAAATGTTCAACTGA
- the fliN gene encoding flagellar motor switch protein FliN: MADSGTAPEAGARSETGGTAAPQPASFPPVQNVETTGTPKNIEFLLDIPMNVSVYVGSTRMAIRDLLQLAQGSVIELDKLAGEPMDVMVNNKLVARGEVVVVNEKFGIRLTDVVSAAERVQQLG, translated from the coding sequence ATGGCTGATTCAGGGACGGCGCCGGAAGCGGGGGCAAGGAGCGAGACGGGGGGGACCGCCGCGCCTCAGCCGGCGTCATTTCCTCCCGTTCAGAACGTCGAAACGACGGGAACGCCGAAAAACATCGAGTTTCTGCTCGATATTCCCATGAACGTGTCGGTCTACGTCGGCTCGACGAGAATGGCCATTCGGGATCTCCTGCAATTGGCCCAGGGCTCGGTCATCGAACTGGACAAGCTGGCCGGAGAGCCGATGGATGTCATGGTGAACAACAAGCTGGTCGCCCGGGGCGAGGTGGTCGTCGTCAATGAAAAATTCGGCATCCGCTTGACCGACGTGGTGAGCGCCGCCGAACGGGTTCAGCAACTGGGGTAA
- a CDS encoding flagellar biosynthetic protein FliO: protein MIDFWDSLLRTLSALAVVLLLMAAAALAARRIVGGRPGTPGRHELIRVVASGAIAPRKTIMLVSVAGEYLVVGATATDLVPLGRVGDAEKVRELLAAAESPSAPMIPSSSFTAWMRRPSVESFFHRTENHGDR from the coding sequence GTGATCGATTTCTGGGACAGCCTGCTCCGCACGTTGTCGGCCCTGGCCGTCGTGTTGCTGCTGATGGCCGCGGCGGCGCTGGCCGCCAGGCGAATCGTCGGCGGCCGTCCGGGAACCCCTGGGCGACACGAATTGATCCGCGTCGTGGCCAGCGGGGCCATCGCGCCTCGAAAAACGATCATGCTGGTATCCGTGGCCGGGGAATATCTCGTCGTCGGAGCCACCGCGACGGATCTTGTTCCGCTGGGCCGCGTCGGCGACGCGGAAAAAGTGCGGGAACTGCTGGCGGCGGCGGAGAGTCCGTCCGCACCGATGATTCCCTCGTCGTCGTTTACGGCCTGGATGCGGCGTCCGTCGGTCGAATCCTTCTTTCATCGCACGGAGAACCATGGCGATCGATAG
- the fliP gene encoding flagellar type III secretion system pore protein FliP (The bacterial flagellar biogenesis protein FliP forms a type III secretion system (T3SS)-type pore required for flagellar assembly.), with translation MAIDRTMRRLTRSAISVALAVCGPLSEALAGGPSISIDLGSDGPKQTAAVIQILVLLTVLSLAPALFIMVTSFTRIVIVLSFLRQALGTQAVPPNQVLLSLALFLTMFVMAPVGQTVYTDALQPLMAERISYEEAWKKGIEPVRGFMLRQVRERDLELFIDLGRLPKPEKVEDVPTHVIIPAFILSELRVAFQIGFLIYIPFLIVDMVVASVLMSMGMMLLPPVVISLPFKLVLFVLADGWYLVVGSMVRSFQ, from the coding sequence ATGGCGATCGATAGAACCATGCGCCGGTTGACGAGGTCGGCGATCTCGGTCGCCCTCGCCGTCTGCGGACCACTGTCCGAGGCCTTGGCCGGAGGGCCCTCGATCAGCATCGATCTCGGATCGGACGGGCCCAAACAAACCGCCGCCGTCATACAGATTCTCGTTCTTCTGACGGTGCTCTCCCTGGCCCCCGCGTTGTTCATCATGGTCACCTCGTTTACGCGGATCGTGATCGTCCTGTCGTTTCTTCGACAGGCGCTCGGGACTCAGGCGGTTCCCCCGAACCAAGTGCTGTTGTCGCTCGCGCTCTTCTTGACGATGTTCGTCATGGCGCCGGTGGGACAGACGGTCTATACCGATGCGCTTCAGCCGCTGATGGCCGAGCGGATTTCCTACGAAGAGGCGTGGAAGAAGGGGATCGAGCCCGTGCGGGGGTTCATGCTGCGTCAAGTCAGGGAGCGGGACCTTGAACTGTTCATCGACCTCGGCCGGTTGCCGAAGCCGGAGAAGGTCGAGGATGTCCCGACTCACGTCATCATTCCCGCCTTCATTTTGAGCGAACTGCGCGTGGCGTTTCAGATCGGTTTTCTCATTTACATTCCTTTTTTGATCGTCGACATGGTGGTTGCCAGCGTATTGATGTCGATGGGAATGATGTTGCTCCCGCCCGTGGTGATTTCCCTGCCGTTCAAACTGGTGCTCTTCGTTCTGGCCGACGGTTGGTACTTGGTCGTGGGGTCGATGGTCAGGAGTTTTCAGTGA
- the fliQ gene encoding flagellar biosynthesis protein FliQ: MTPEMVTELGRQALETTLLVATPILGLSLVIGLAVSAFQAMTQLNEATLTFVPKILALFGALLLFFPWMLNVLTTFAANLFAAIPQYVH, from the coding sequence GTGACGCCGGAGATGGTGACCGAATTGGGGCGGCAGGCGTTGGAGACGACGTTGCTCGTGGCGACGCCGATTTTGGGCTTGAGTCTCGTGATCGGGTTGGCCGTGAGCGCGTTTCAAGCGATGACCCAGTTGAACGAGGCGACGCTCACTTTCGTCCCGAAAATCTTGGCGTTGTTCGGGGCGCTGTTGTTGTTTTTCCCCTGGATGCTGAACGTGCTGACGACCTTCGCCGCGAATCTGTTCGCCGCTATCCCGCAGTACGTCCATTAA